In Aspergillus nidulans FGSC A4 chromosome II, a single window of DNA contains:
- a CDS encoding AP-1 complex subunit gamma (transcript_id=CADANIAT00004455), with the protein MASLKQFIRNVRSAKTIADERAVIQKESAAIRASFREESHDSSIRRNNVAKLLYLFTLGERTHFGQIECLKLLASHRFADKRLGYLGTMLLLDENQEVLTLVTNSLKNDLNHSNQYIVGLSLCTLGNIASVEMSRDLFTEVESLLSTANPYIRRKAALCAMRICRKVPDLQEHFLEKAKNLLSDRNHGVLLCGLTLVIDMCEAEESEEGQEGVIEMFRPLAGNLVRALKGLTTSGYAPEHDVSGITDPFVQVKILRLLRVLARGDTATSELINDILAQVATNTDSSKNVGNAILYEAVLTILDIEADSGLRVLGVNILGKFLTNKDNNIRYVALNTLNKVVAIEPNAVQRHRNTVLECLRDPDISIRRRALDLSFMLINESNVRVLVRELLAFLEVADNEFKPTMTTQIGIAADRYAPNKRWHADTILRVLKLAGAYVKEQILSSFVRLIATTPELQTYSVQKLYVSLKEDISQEGLTLAATWLIGEYGDNLLRGGEYEEEELVKEIKESDIVDLFDNILNSTYATQTVVEYITTASMKLTVRMSDASQIERLRRLLHNRTADLSVEIQQRAVEYGNLFGYDQIRRGVLERMPPPEIREEQRVLGPSTKKRQSKMLKDKTRKPIKTAEQDMLLDLMGGSDVPVTSPTMNGSQNTADLLADILGGDSGLSSPAPQAAQQPVSNNSAIMDLFGSNGGTPSPNPAPASASLDLLGGAGAPVSTPSPSTSTAYTAYNKNELVLSLQVQRGNNNTAQIQARFRNQSSFSQFTSVGLQAAVPKSQRLQLSAINKAELEAGDEGVQMLKVTALNGPLPSKLRLRLRVTYAKDGSEPTTDQVDWSES; encoded by the exons ATGGCATCCC TGAAGCAATTCATTCGCAATGTTCGGTCAGCCAAGACTATTGCAGACGAACGAGCAGTCATCCAAAAAGAAAGTGCCGCCATCCGTGCGTCGTTCAGGGAAGAAAGCCATGATTCGAGCATTCG GAGAAACAACGTCGCTAAGCTACTTTACCTATTCACACTCGGCGAGCGTACACATTTCGGCCAGATTGAATGTCTGAAATTATTAGCGTCTCATCGGTTCGCCGACAAAAGGTTGGGTTATTTAGGCAcgatgttgttgctggaCGAAAACCAAGAGGTCTTGACTCTGGTGACGAATTCGCTGAAAAA TGATCTCAACCACTCCAACCAATATATCGTCGGTCTATCCCTCTGCACTTTGGGCAACATCGCTTCCGTGGAGATGTCTCGTGACCTGTTCACCGAAGTTGAATCTCTCCTTTCCACCGCCAACCCCTACATTCGGCGAAAAGCAGCTTTGTGCGCTATGCGCATCTGTCGCAAAGTTCCCGATTTGCAGGAGCACTTCCttgaaaaggcaaagaacTTGTTGTCGGATAGGAATCACGGTGTCCTTCTGTGTGGTCTTACTTTGGTGATTGATATGTGTGAAGCGGAGGAGtcagaagaaggtcaagaaggagTGATTGAAATGTTCCGACCTCTTGCCGGAAATCTTGTGCGTGCTCTGAAGGGCCTGACCACTTCTGGATATGCCCCGGAGCATGATGTATCTGGGATTACAGACCCCTTCGTTCAGGTCAAGATCCTACGTCTGCTTAGGGTTCTGGCACGGGGCGATACTGCTACAAGTGAACTGATCAACGATATCCTCGCGCAAGTGGCGACCAACACCGACTCTTCAAAGAATGTGGGAAATGCGATCCTTTACGAGGCTGTCCTGACTATTCTTGATATCGAAGCCGACTCGGGTCTGAGGGTTCTCGGTGTCAACATTCTCGGAAAGTTCCTCACCAACAAGGACAACAATATTCGGTACGTCGCGCTTAACACGCTAAACAAGGTTGTCGCAATCGAGCCGAATGCAGTCCAGAGACACCGCAATACTGTCCTGGAGTGTCTCCGTGACCCAGACATCAGCATCAGGAGACGAGCTCTTGATCTTAGTTTCATGCTGATCAACGAGAGCAATGTTCGGGTTCTGGTAAGGGAGCTGTTGGCGTTTTTGGAAGTGGCCGACAATGAATTCAAACCCACTATGACGACCCAAATCGGCATAGCTGCTGACCGTTATGCCCCCAATAAACGGTGGCATGCCGACACCATTCTGCGGGTCCTCAAGCTAGCTGGTGCGTACGTCAAGGAACAGATTCTGTCGTCCTTCGTACGTCTTATCGCGACGACGCCGGAATTACAGACTTACTCTGTGCAAAAACTATACGTATCATTGAAAGAGGACATCTCGCAAGAGGGCCTCACCCTTGCTGCCACTTGGCTTATCGGCGAGTATGGCGACAACCTACTCCGTGGGGGtgaatatgaagaagaagaactcGTCAAAGAGATCAAGGAAAGTGACATTGTCGATCTTTTTGACAATATCCTCAACAGCACATATGCTACACAGACGGTGGTTGAATACATCACCACAGCTTCAATGAAGCTTACAGTCCGTATGTCTGATGCGTCGCAGATTGAGCGGCTCCGTCGGTTACTGCACAACCGAACTGCTGATCTGAGCGTGGAGATTCAGCAGCGTGCTGTAGAATACGGCAACCTGTTTGGTTATGACCAGATCCGTCGGGGTGTCTTGGAGCGAATGCCTCCTCCCGAAATCCGTGAAGAGCAGCGGGTTCTGGGTCCGTCAACCAAGAAGCGACAGAGCAAGATGCTTAAGGACAAGACGAGGAAGCCTATCAAGACGGCTGAGCAGGAtatgcttcttgatctcaTGGGAGGCTCCGATGTTCCGGTAACCAGTCCAACCATGAACGGATCCCAGAACACTGCCGATCTCCTGGCGGACATTCTCGGCGGCGATTCTGGTCTATCATCCCCTGCTCCTCAAGCCGCTCAACAGCCAGTCTCAAATAACAGTGCGATCATGGATTTGTTCGGTTCGAACGGTGGTACACCCTCTCCCAACCCCGCTCCCGCCTCGGCATCTCTCGATCTGTTAGGAGGCGCCGGCGCTCCAGTCTCTACACCTTCCCCTTCGACATCCACTGCGTACACAGCATACAACAAGAACGAATTGGTGCTTTCTCTGCAGGTACAGCGAGGCAACAACAATACAGCGCAGATCCAAGCTCGGTTCCGAAACCAGTCGAGCTTCAGCCAATTTACCAGCGTTGGTCTCCAGGCTGCTGTGCCAAAGAGCCAACGCCTGCAACTCAGCGCCATCAACAAGGCAGAGCTTGAAGCCGGAGACGAGGGTGTTCAGATGCTGAAAGTCACTGCGCTCAATGGG CCACTCCCATCAAAACTCCGCCTTCGTCTCCGCGTCACATACGCAAAGGATGGCTCCGAGCCCACAACAGACCAAGTCGACTGGTCTGAGTCGTAA